A window of the Sardina pilchardus chromosome 21, fSarPil1.1, whole genome shotgun sequence genome harbors these coding sequences:
- the tbx22 gene encoding T-box transcription factor TBX22: protein MIITKAGRRMFPSVRVKVRNLDPFKQYYIAMDIMPVDSKRYRYVYHSSQWMVAGNTDHSCIAPRLYVHPDSPCSGETWMRQVISFDRVKLTNNEMDDKGHIILQSMHRYKPRVHVIEHDPRLDLAQIPSLPAEGVHTFSFSETQFTTVTAYQNQQITKLKIDRNPFAKGFRDPGRNRGVLDGILESYPWRNPISLDFKPFALELQDGGSGSPGGCVGLSPLKSLLPPSTCPTSSGPFALSCASDSALHGLSVPLCYKISPATSLLAARAYNSHGAEGLRGYQGLLRPLAAADFPLLSALHSKKVASCRGQCLQGPPGAPSGCFLHLTGLRGSGVNSAHHDPLPSALASPYGLYGCGLPATPQLSSLARQHAKLASGGGAVAAAASATQTESLLRQAALWHPAMNHCL, encoded by the exons ATGATAATCACTAAAGCTGGCAG GAGAATGTTTCCATCGGTTCGAGTAAAAGTAAGAAACTTGGACCCGTTCAAACAATATTACATCGCCATGGACATCATGCCCGTGGACTCCAAGAGATACAG GTACGTGTATCACAGCTCCCAGTGGATGGTGGCGGGAAACACAGATCACTCGTGCATAGCGCCTCGGCTATATGTTCACCCAGACTCGCCGTGCTCGGGAGAGACGTGGATGCGTCAGGTCATCAGCTTTGACCGTGTCAAACTCACCAACAATGAGATGGACGACAAAGGccat ATAATCCTGCAGTCCATGCACAGGTACAAACCACGCGTCCATGTCATTGAGCACGACCCCCGATTGGACCTTGCTCAGATCCCGTCTCTCCCGGCTGAGGGCGTGCATACGTTTTCCTTCTCCGAGACCCAGTTCACCACAGTGACGGCGTACCAGAACCAACAG ATAACCAAGCTGAAGATTGACAGAAACCCTTTCGCCAAAGGTTTCAGAGACCCGGGGAGAAACAG AGGAGTTCTGGATGGGATCCTGGAGTCGTATCCATGGAGAAATCCAATCAGTCTGGACTTCAAGCCCTTTGCGCTGGAGCTGCAAG ATGGCGGTTCTGGGTCCCCAGGTGGCTGTGTGGGCCTCTCGCCCCTGAAAAGCCTCCTGCCCCCGTCCACCTGCCCCACCTCCTCCGGCCCCTTCGCCCTGTCCTGCGCCTCCGACTCGGCTCTCCACGGCCTCTCCGTCCCGCTCTGCTACAAGATCTCCCCCGCCACCAGCCTCCTCGCCGCGCGCGCCTACAACTCCCATGGTGCCGAGGGCTTGCGGGGCTACCAAGGGCTGCTGCGGCCCCTGGCCGCGGCCGACTTCCCCCTGCTGTCCGCCCTGCACAGCAAGAAGGTGGCCAGCTGCAGGGGTCAGTGTTTGCAGGGGCCGCCCGGGGCCCCGTCCGGCTGCTTCCTCCACCTGACGGGGCTGCGAGGGTCAGGGGTCAACTCAGCGCATCACGACCCCCTCCCGTCAGCGCTCGCCTCGCCGTACGGCCTGTACGGCTGCGGTCTGCCCGCGACGCCACAGCTGTCTTCGCTGGCGCGGCAGCACGCCAAGCTGGCCAGCGGCGGAGGCGCTGTCGCCGCCGCCGCGTCGGCGACACAAACTGAGAGCCTCCTGCGCCAGGCGGCGTTGTGGCACCCGGCCATGAACCACTGCCTCTGA